Below is a window of Pseudomonas eucalypticola DNA.
TCATGCAGAAGCGTGGCGGCGAGCAAGATCTCCAGGTCCCCACCTTCTTTTTCCTGCAGCCGGCGCACGTTGACCCACACGCGGTGAATGTGAGAAAGATCGTGGGAGCCATCGCTACTGTCGGCCTGGCAGGCTAGCAGGTCCGACGCCAGGCTCTGGAAGGGGAGGAAGGGGTCATTGAACATCGGTCAACTCCAAGGCGCTTGCGCCGGCTACAGGGACTGCCCGTCACGCGGTGACCGCACCGCGCCATGGCCACTCGGCGCCCGGCGCGATGGACCCTGTCTGATAGGGCTACAGTGACTTCTCCAGCCACCTTTGCTTTTGCGGCAAAGATCTTACGCTTTGGAGAAATAATATGAGCTTTTTCAGCACAATTCTCGAAAAACTAGGTATCGGCGGTCACTCCGACAGTACACCCACCACGCCACCGCCGACCACCGCACCCAGCACTCCGCCGTCTGAGACGACACCGCTCGGCTCGCCTTCGCCCACCGCGATCTCACAGGTCGACGTGGCCGCCAAGCTTGAGGCCCTGGCCAGCCAGCATACCGAAACGCTGAACTGGCGGACCTCGATCGTCGACCTGCTGAAGCTGCTGGACATCGACAGCAGCCTCACCGCCCGCAAACAGTTGGCTGCCGAGCTTCATTACACGGGCTCCACGGACGACTCGGCCGCCATGAACACCTGGCTGCATGGCGCCGTGTTGAGAAAGCTGGCTGAGAACGGCGGCAAGGTACCGGCTGATCTCTTGCATTGAGCTGCCTGCGGAGCGACTGTTGGCGCACAGCACACTGGCGAATGATACGGCGCGGTCCATCAGGGGAACCGCGCCTGCCTTTTGATTGACCCGCAGGCTGTTTGGCTGGTGCAATACCTGGCCAGGCGTTTGCGTTGCAAACGTCAATCCAAAAGGAAGCCTATGACAGGTGCCGCGCTATTCATTGCCCTGGACGGGCCGAAAGGTACCGGCAAGACCACGCTGCTGGAAGCCGTTACGAAGGTGCTGAGGGCTGACGACAAGGTCGTGGTCCGGCTGACTGAAAGGAACAATGACCCTCACAGGGCTGAAACCATGGCCCTGGTCAACGAACTCGCGCGAAACCCGAGCCACGAGAGGGAGCGGGGTGTGTGCGAGCGCTTTGCCGACAGCCGTAGCTGGATCTCGCGCCACGTACTGCCGAAACAGCCTGCGGGCAGTATCATCCTGATGGACCGCTGGTACCCGTCCGATGCCGCGTTTCGCCGGTGGGTGCCGTTTTCACAGATTCTGCAAATGAACCTGGATCGACAGGTACGCGTCCCCGACTTGCATGTCGGGGTGGTCACCACTCCCGAGCTCTCATGGGCGAGGGCAGCGGCGCGTGCGCGTGGCTTCGGCAGTACCGTGATCCAGAAGCTCGAGGAGCATGCCGCCAGCACTGAAGCGTTCGAGCGAGCGGCTGTGCAGCACGGCTGGGTGCTGTGCCGCAACGAAGGAACGGTCGAAGCCGCCACGCTGCAGGTCGTGTCCGAGATCCACCGGTTGCTCCGAGCCCCGTAGCAGCGGACCCGGCCGCGTCGGGGCGCATCCGGTGTCCCAGGCACTACGCAGCGCCTGGGACGCGGCCAGGTCCGCTGCTACCGGGTGGCTGGAGCAGGCTTCTCGCCAGTTGCAACCACGCCTGGGCGGCAAACGACAACTGCCCATGGCGCCGCCAGGCCAACACCAGTTTCCAGATCAACGCCGGCGAGCGTACCTCGACGATCGTGAATTGCTCCGGCCGCAGGGTCTGGCAGTACATGTGCGGCAGCAAGGCGATGCCCACGCCCAACCCCACCAACGACGCAATGAAATCCCACTGCCCACTGCGCCCGCTGATCCGCGGCACAAAACCCGCCTCGGCGCAGGCGTCGGTGACCAGGTCATTGAGGGCAAAAGCGTCGCCATAGAAGATGAAGTCGCAATCGGCCAGCTCGCGCAGTTCCACGAACGCCCGGCCTTGCCAAGGCGATTGGGCGGGCGCCAGCAGACACAGCGGCGACTCGAACAGCGGCAATGAATCGAACTCCGTCCAGATATCCGCCACGCGCGGAAAATCCAGCAACGTGCCCAGTTCCAGGCCGCCGTCGCGCAAATCTGCAACCGTGGCGTTGCTGCCGATCTCGAACAGCTTCAGCTCGATCTTCGGGTGATTGGCGTGGTACGCCGCCAGCACGGGGGCCAGTACCGTGTGGGTAAAGGGCGACAGCCCCATGCGTAGCACCCCACGGCCCATTTGCTGCAGGTCGCGCACCTCGACCTTCATGGTGTCATGCAGCGCAATGATCTCCCGGGCCCGTTGCAGTACCACGTGACCGGCATCGGTCACCTGAAAGCGCTTGCCATCGCGGGCGAGCAGGGCGACGCCAAAGCTCTGCTCCAGTTGCTGCACCATCTTGCTCACCGTCGGCTGAGTGACATGCAAGCGCGTGGCGGCGCGCGTGAAGCTTTGCTGATCGACCACTTCCACGTAATAGCGCAGCGCGCGGATGTCCATGATGCATTCCAAATCGGCATGATTTTGATGAAGTTAATTCATTATATCTTTCAAGGTCAACTGGCTAGCATGGCGTCACTTTCACCTGATCGAACGCCCGGAACACCCCATGTCGACCTCACTCCCTATCCTTTC
It encodes the following:
- a CDS encoding thymidylate kinase, with amino-acid sequence MTGAALFIALDGPKGTGKTTLLEAVTKVLRADDKVVVRLTERNNDPHRAETMALVNELARNPSHERERGVCERFADSRSWISRHVLPKQPAGSIILMDRWYPSDAAFRRWVPFSQILQMNLDRQVRVPDLHVGVVTTPELSWARAAARARGFGSTVIQKLEEHAASTEAFERAAVQHGWVLCRNEGTVEAATLQVVSEIHRLLRAP
- a CDS encoding LysR family transcriptional regulator translates to MDIRALRYYVEVVDQQSFTRAATRLHVTQPTVSKMVQQLEQSFGVALLARDGKRFQVTDAGHVVLQRAREIIALHDTMKVEVRDLQQMGRGVLRMGLSPFTHTVLAPVLAAYHANHPKIELKLFEIGSNATVADLRDGGLELGTLLDFPRVADIWTEFDSLPLFESPLCLLAPAQSPWQGRAFVELRELADCDFIFYGDAFALNDLVTDACAEAGFVPRISGRSGQWDFIASLVGLGVGIALLPHMYCQTLRPEQFTIVEVRSPALIWKLVLAWRRHGQLSFAAQAWLQLARSLLQPPGSSGPGRVPGAA
- a CDS encoding DUF3597 domain-containing protein — its product is MSFFSTILEKLGIGGHSDSTPTTPPPTTAPSTPPSETTPLGSPSPTAISQVDVAAKLEALASQHTETLNWRTSIVDLLKLLDIDSSLTARKQLAAELHYTGSTDDSAAMNTWLHGAVLRKLAENGGKVPADLLH